The Polynucleobacter sp. MWH-UH35A genomic interval TCAAAGATAAGCCTGTAGGCCTCACCGTTGTTTTTGAATCATTCGGCTTTAAAAAAGGCGTTCCCAGTGAAGCGGACTTGGTATTTGATGTGCGCTGCCTGCCCAATCCGCACTATGACAAGGTATTAAGGCCTCTCACTGGTAACGACAAACCAGTCAAAGAATTTCTCGAAAAAATTCCTGAGGTGGTAAGCATGGAAACGGATATCACCCAATTTATTAACAAATGGTTGCCCCATTACATTGCCGATGGTCGTAGCTATTTAACAGTTGCTATTGGCTGCACTGGTGGCCAACACCGCTCTGTTTACCTAGTCAATCGTTTGGGTGAACATTTCCGTGCCCAAAAAGACTTTATTGACTTGCAGCTTAGTTTTTTGAATCGCCATCGCGAACTAGACTCAATCCCTGCAGCAAAATCTTAATCGGCTGCGGCAAGCCGTAACGCCCCAACTGGCTCAAGGGCACCCACTTCAGATCTGGACTTATAAAGCTCAACTCCCTAGATGAGCTTGTCTGCCAAATCTGCATCCATAAGCGGCGATGCGTAAAGACATGTTTAATTTCCTCAACTTGCCCAATAGATTTATTAGCTTTTACAAGTGCTGCAGCCTTTTCGTCTGGTAAGGTTATGGAAAACAACTCTTGAAGACTTAACTCCAATTTCTGCGCAGGTGACACCCTGGGAGTCCAAGACCCTTCAGGCAAAGACCAAAGCCCACCCCAAATAGCTTTGCTAGGGCGCTTTTGCAAAAGGACAGAATTACCCGCACGCATCAATAACATAGTGCAGTCGAATTCAGGCGATTTTGTCTTCTTGGTTTTTTGCGGCAGCAAAAGAACTTGATCGCTTAAATTTGCCTGGCAATCTTTGGCAAACGGGCACTTCTTTTCAGAGCCCAAACAAACTGGTTTGCGAGAAGTACACCAAGTAGCACCGAAGTCCATCAGCGCCTGTGTGTACACCGGCATATCGGCAGGTTTGTTCGGCAATAAATTCGTTGCCAATTGCCAAAGCTGATCATTGACAGCCTTATCTTGAATGGCGCCATCAAGCGCGAATAATCGCGCCAAGATCCGTTTGACATTGGCATCTAATATGGGTGCTCGCTCATGAAATGCAAAAGCAGCAATAGCACCTGCAGTTGAGCGACCTATGCCCTTCAGTTGCTCGAGCAAAACAGGGTCGCTGGGAAACTTGCCCCCAAATTCTGACATCACTTGTTTTGCGCAAGCATGTAGATTTCTGGCGCGAGAGTAATAACCCAAACCAGCCCACTCCGCCAATACCTCATCAACGCCTGCAGCAGCTAATTTTTTTACCGTTGGAAAACGTTTCATAAAGCGCGGGTAACGCTCAAGAACCGTAGCCACCTGCGTTTGTTGCAACATGATTTCTGATACCCAAACTGCATAGGGATCGCGATTATCTTGCCACGGCAAGCCTGAGCGGCCGCTGACACCATGCCAAGCAATCAACCTTGGCGCAAAGGTTTTGCTTAGCGCTTTTGACATTGGGAACAGAAATAGGTGGATCGTTGGCCCTGCACGATCTGGCTGATGGGGGTTCCGCATACTTTGCACGGCAGCCCTTTGCGATCATAGACTTTGGTTTGAACCATAAAGTGCCCAGGATCACCATCGCTATTCACAAAATCTTTTAATGAACTACCGCCAGCAGCAATGGCTTTTTTTAGTATGGATCTGACGGCCACCGCAAGACGAGAGCATTGTGGCCGAGTGAGCTTACCAGCTGCCTTGGCCGGATGAATGCCTGCCTCAAACAAACTTTCTGAACAATAAATATTGCCGACACCAACAACGGCTTGTCCCGCCAAAAGAAACTGTTTAACAGTAATACTGCGTTTACGAGAAGCTCTGTACAAAACTTCGGCGCCCAACTCACCAGAAAATTCTGGAGAAAATGGCTCTACTCCCAACTTCTGTAGCAGCGAAAATTTTTCTATTGGCCCCTTTGATTTTAGGTGCCACAGGACTGCGCCAAATTTTCGGGGGTCATGCAAGCGCAAACTCAACTTACCGAACTCCAGCGTAACACGATCATGAGTCTTCAGTGAATCGGAGCCTGGAAGTACACGTAAGGTACCAGTCATGCCTAAATGAATCAGCAAATAACCTGTGTCCATCTCTAATAAAAGATACTTCCCCCGTCTATTGATGGCATGTACTTTTTGCCCCGGCAAGATTTTAGAGAGACTTGCGGGCACAGGCCAACGCAAGCGTCCATCAATAATCTTGACGGCACTAACTTTGCGCCCCTCAAGATGGGGAGCAATTCCTAATCGGGTAACTTCTACTTCTGGGAGTTCAGGCATAAATGGATTGTAGATTCGCGGATTAGAATGTGCTTATGAGTAAATTCAGACTAAAACCTTTATTACAGGGTTTATTCCTGGCAGCTTTAGCTGGTGGAGTGTTTTCATCAGCCCATGCGCAACCGCAGCCAAACGGCTTACAAACCGGTGAAGCCGTATTTGAAGTACTAGCTTCCGAAATCGCCCTTCAGCGGGGTGAGGCCGGCTTGGCTTACAACACCTATTTAGAAATGGCGCGCCAATACAAAGATCCCAGATTGGCTCAAAGGGCGATGGAAATTGCTATTGCGGGCGGTTCTCCAGATCTAGCGATGCAAGCCGCAAAGACCTGGGATGAGCTCTCTCCAGCGGCAGATTCCAAGCCCAAAGAAGTCTTGGTGACCCTACTCATTCTAAGCAACCG includes:
- the mutY gene encoding A/G-specific adenine glycosylase, which codes for MSKALSKTFAPRLIAWHGVSGRSGLPWQDNRDPYAVWVSEIMLQQTQVATVLERYPRFMKRFPTVKKLAAAGVDEVLAEWAGLGYYSRARNLHACAKQVMSEFGGKFPSDPVLLEQLKGIGRSTAGAIAAFAFHERAPILDANVKRILARLFALDGAIQDKAVNDQLWQLATNLLPNKPADMPVYTQALMDFGATWCTSRKPVCLGSEKKCPFAKDCQANLSDQVLLLPQKTKKTKSPEFDCTMLLMRAGNSVLLQKRPSKAIWGGLWSLPEGSWTPRVSPAQKLELSLQELFSITLPDEKAAALVKANKSIGQVEEIKHVFTHRRLWMQIWQTSSSRELSFISPDLKWVPLSQLGRYGLPQPIKILLQGLSLVRDGDSKN
- the mutM gene encoding bifunctional DNA-formamidopyrimidine glycosylase/DNA-(apurinic or apyrimidinic site) lyase; the protein is MPELPEVEVTRLGIAPHLEGRKVSAVKIIDGRLRWPVPASLSKILPGQKVHAINRRGKYLLLEMDTGYLLIHLGMTGTLRVLPGSDSLKTHDRVTLEFGKLSLRLHDPRKFGAVLWHLKSKGPIEKFSLLQKLGVEPFSPEFSGELGAEVLYRASRKRSITVKQFLLAGQAVVGVGNIYCSESLFEAGIHPAKAAGKLTRPQCSRLAVAVRSILKKAIAAGGSSLKDFVNSDGDPGHFMVQTKVYDRKGLPCKVCGTPISQIVQGQRSTYFCSQCQKR